The proteins below are encoded in one region of Amycolatopsis acidiphila:
- a CDS encoding MCE family protein has translation MKRLLGILVVALLLGGCGTGGFSGLYSTPLPGGPDLGDHPYRVTAQFADVLDLVPQASVKVNDVAVGRVDKIELAPDTRSALVSMRVNGDVKLPANSYADLRQSSLLGEKFVELREPTGQDATGTLSDNAVIPLSRTNRNPEVEEVLGALSLLLNGGGVNQLADITRELNKALTGNEAEIRALLSRVDQLATELDGQKGEITRAIDGLNRLSSTLAGQTTNLTNALDNLAPGLQVVTQQRDQLVGMLQSLDTLSGVAVDTVDKSKDQLIDNLKALTPTLQKLAEAGQNLPTALKILPTYPLPDVAGDVVKGDYANVRARLDLDLSGILQNVENAGRVQISTPAGGIQLGGGSAPPLPLSQQQPQTSTPATPSDGGVLGNLLGTLLGGGH, from the coding sequence ATGAAGCGGCTCTTGGGCATCCTGGTCGTGGCGCTGTTGCTGGGCGGCTGCGGGACCGGCGGGTTCTCCGGGCTCTACAGCACGCCGCTGCCCGGTGGCCCCGACCTCGGCGACCATCCCTACCGCGTCACCGCCCAGTTCGCGGATGTGCTGGACCTCGTGCCGCAGGCGAGCGTGAAGGTCAACGACGTCGCCGTCGGCCGGGTCGACAAGATCGAGCTTGCCCCGGACACGCGGTCGGCGCTGGTGAGCATGCGCGTCAACGGCGACGTGAAGCTGCCCGCAAACTCCTATGCCGACCTGCGCCAGTCGAGCCTGCTGGGGGAGAAGTTCGTCGAACTGCGCGAGCCGACCGGCCAGGACGCCACCGGCACGCTGAGCGACAACGCGGTGATCCCGTTGTCGCGCACCAACCGCAACCCCGAGGTCGAAGAGGTCCTCGGCGCCTTGTCGTTGCTGCTCAACGGCGGCGGCGTGAACCAGCTGGCCGACATCACCCGCGAGCTGAACAAGGCGCTGACCGGCAACGAGGCCGAGATCCGCGCCCTGCTGTCCAGAGTGGACCAGCTGGCCACGGAGCTGGACGGCCAGAAGGGCGAGATCACTCGCGCGATCGACGGGCTGAACCGGTTGTCCAGCACGCTCGCCGGGCAGACCACGAACCTGACCAACGCGCTGGACAACCTCGCGCCCGGGCTGCAGGTGGTGACCCAGCAGCGGGACCAGCTGGTGGGGATGCTGCAGTCGCTGGACACCCTGTCCGGGGTCGCCGTCGACACGGTCGACAAGAGCAAGGACCAGCTGATCGACAACCTCAAGGCGCTCACGCCCACCCTGCAGAAGCTCGCCGAGGCGGGGCAGAACCTGCCGACAGCGCTGAAGATCCTGCCCACCTACCCGTTGCCGGACGTCGCGGGCGACGTGGTCAAGGGCGACTACGCGAACGTGCGGGCGCGGCTGGACCTGGACCTGAGCGGGATCCTGCAGAACGTCGAGAACGCCGGACGGGTGCAGATCTCCACGCCCGCCGGCGGCATCCAGCTCGGCGGCGGCTCCGCGCCGCCGCTGCCGTTGTCCCAGCAGCAGCCGCAGACGTCGACGCCGGCCACGCCGTCGGATGGGGGCGTGCTGGGGAACCTGCTGGGCACGTTGCTGGGAGGTGGGCACTGA
- a CDS encoding MCE family protein, whose amino-acid sequence MKRLRDRNQAGVGAVALVLIVLVSVVAYFSDELPLLSSGTTYEAYFAESGGLVPDNEVQVAGVKVGQVSSVALAGKKVLVKFKVSGTKVGNATTASIEIKTLLGDKYLALVPKGGQAQDPDEPIPVERTTTPFQLQDAFQQLSNTVGDINTQQLAQSFDAVAAALKDTPKPLQDTLNGLSALSKTVSSRDQELANLLSNTSQVSKTLADRDAQLQQVIDDGNLLLTMLQQRRDAISALLKGTQDLSAQLSGLVADNRAQLRPTLEKLGDVTDILQRNQDNLGRSLALLAPFSRVGANATGNGRWFEGYICGLFPPVIKAGAVSVNPEGCTPPISAPDQGVGGR is encoded by the coding sequence GTGAAACGTCTCCGCGATCGCAACCAGGCCGGCGTCGGCGCGGTGGCCCTCGTGCTCATCGTGCTCGTCAGCGTGGTCGCCTACTTCTCCGACGAGCTGCCGCTGCTCAGCTCCGGGACGACGTACGAGGCCTACTTCGCCGAGTCCGGCGGGCTGGTGCCCGACAACGAGGTCCAGGTCGCGGGCGTCAAGGTCGGCCAGGTCAGCTCGGTGGCGCTGGCGGGCAAGAAGGTGCTCGTGAAGTTCAAGGTCTCCGGCACGAAGGTGGGCAACGCCACCACCGCCTCGATCGAGATCAAGACGCTGCTGGGCGACAAGTACCTCGCGCTGGTGCCGAAGGGCGGTCAGGCGCAGGACCCGGACGAGCCGATCCCGGTCGAGCGCACGACCACGCCGTTCCAGCTGCAGGACGCGTTCCAGCAGCTGTCGAACACGGTCGGGGACATCAACACCCAGCAGCTCGCGCAGAGCTTCGACGCCGTGGCGGCCGCGCTCAAGGACACCCCGAAACCGTTGCAGGACACCCTCAACGGCCTTTCCGCGCTGTCGAAGACGGTGTCGTCACGGGACCAGGAGCTGGCGAACCTGCTGAGCAACACCAGTCAGGTCTCGAAGACGCTCGCCGACCGCGATGCGCAGCTGCAGCAGGTCATCGACGACGGCAACCTGCTGCTGACCATGCTGCAGCAACGCCGGGACGCGATCAGCGCGCTGCTCAAGGGCACCCAGGACCTCTCGGCGCAGCTGAGCGGTCTCGTCGCCGACAACCGGGCGCAGCTGCGGCCGACGCTGGAGAAGCTCGGCGACGTCACCGACATCCTGCAGCGCAACCAGGACAACCTCGGCCGCAGCCTCGCGCTGCTCGCGCCGTTCTCCCGGGTGGGGGCCAACGCGACCGGCAACGGGCGCTGGTTCGAGGGCTACATCTGCGGCCTGTTCCCGCCGGTGATCAAGGCGGGTGCGGTGTCGGTGAACCCGGAGGGCTGCACCCCGCCGATCTCCGCGCCGGACCAGGGGGTGGGCGGCCGATGA
- a CDS encoding MCE family protein, with the protein MSIDSRTGQQVYRWVAAACVLALVVTAGLWLAFRDSGGTRVSALFDKTVGLYSGSSVRVLGVKVGEITDVTPQGDVVRVDMRVDPGVQIPSDAGAVVVAPSLVSDRYVQLTPAYDSGPVLASGRVIPKDHTATPMEIDDLYGSLDKLSTSLGPNGANAGGALSNLLDTAAKNLDGNGKNINDTVTELANLSRTLDDSKGDLFATVRNLQSFTTTLADSDNQLNQFYSRVADVTGFLADDSDDVGRALSSLANSLGDVQQFVEENRDLLTSNVDKLASVSKVLVDQRSALAEVLDVAPTGMTNFINSYDAASGSIAIRYNANEFTNPLVTTLCRVLEASTPVGLPDVVSNLCQAIQPVVDGVAKLPSIPQLMADMSSGKVPPLPLLPLVSIPGDGS; encoded by the coding sequence ATGAGCATCGACAGCAGAACCGGACAGCAGGTCTACCGCTGGGTCGCGGCCGCGTGCGTGCTCGCGCTGGTCGTCACCGCCGGGCTGTGGCTGGCGTTCCGCGACTCCGGCGGCACCCGGGTGTCGGCGTTGTTCGACAAGACCGTCGGGCTGTACTCGGGCTCGTCGGTGCGGGTGCTGGGCGTGAAGGTGGGCGAGATCACCGACGTGACGCCGCAGGGCGACGTCGTGCGCGTGGACATGCGGGTCGATCCGGGGGTGCAGATCCCGTCGGACGCCGGCGCGGTCGTCGTCGCGCCGTCGCTGGTGAGCGACCGGTACGTGCAGCTGACCCCCGCCTACGACAGCGGCCCGGTGCTGGCGTCGGGCAGGGTGATCCCGAAGGACCACACCGCCACGCCGATGGAGATCGACGACCTGTACGGCAGCCTCGACAAGCTCTCCACGAGCCTCGGCCCGAACGGCGCCAACGCGGGCGGCGCGCTGTCGAACCTGCTGGACACCGCGGCCAAGAACCTCGACGGCAACGGCAAGAACATCAACGACACCGTCACCGAGCTGGCCAACCTCTCCAGGACCCTGGACGACTCGAAGGGCGACCTGTTCGCGACGGTGCGGAACCTGCAGTCGTTCACCACGACACTGGCCGACAGCGACAACCAGCTCAACCAGTTCTACTCGCGGGTGGCCGACGTGACGGGCTTTCTGGCCGACGACTCCGACGACGTCGGCCGGGCACTGTCGTCGCTCGCGAACTCGCTCGGTGACGTCCAGCAGTTCGTCGAGGAGAACCGCGACCTGCTGACGTCCAATGTGGACAAGCTGGCGAGCGTGAGCAAGGTGCTCGTGGACCAGCGCTCGGCACTGGCCGAGGTGCTGGACGTGGCGCCGACGGGCATGACGAACTTCATCAACTCCTACGACGCGGCCTCGGGCAGCATCGCGATCCGCTACAACGCCAACGAGTTCACCAACCCGCTGGTGACCACGCTGTGCCGGGTGCTCGAGGCGTCCACCCCGGTGGGGCTGCCGGACGTGGTGTCCAACCTGTGCCAGGCGATCCAGCCCGTCGTCGACGGTGTCGCGAAGCTCCCGTCGATCCCGCAGCTGATGGCGGACATGTCCAGCGGCAAGGTCCCGCCGCTGCCGTTGCTGCCGCTCGTCTCCATTCCGGGGGACGGCTCATGA